In Felis catus isolate Fca126 chromosome A2, F.catus_Fca126_mat1.0, whole genome shotgun sequence, the following proteins share a genomic window:
- the LOC111559457 gene encoding histone H1.10 has product MSVELEEALPLTTAEGAAKKAAKAGGSAALSPSKKKKNNKKKNQPGKYSQLVVETIRRLGERNGSSLAKIYTEAKKVAWFDQQNGRTYLKYSIKALVQNDTLLQVKGTGANGSFKLNRKKLEGGGERRGATAAATAPAPAAHKAKKAAPGAAGPRRADKKPAKGQKPEKRSHKKGAASKKDKGSKAKKAAAAGGKKVKKAAKPSVPKVPKGRK; this is encoded by the coding sequence ATGTCTGTGGAGCTCGAGGAGGCCCTGCCGCTGACGACCGCCGAGGGGGCGGCCAAGAAGGCGGCCAAGGCTGGCGGCTCGGCAGCGCTGTCCCCgtccaagaagaagaagaacaacaagaAGAAGAACCAGCCGGGCAAGTACAGCCAGCTGGTGGTGGAGACCATCCGCAGGTTGGGCGAGCGCAACGGCTCGTCGCTGGCCAAGATCTACACGGAGGCCAAGAAGGTGGCGTGGTTCGACCAGCAGAACGGGCGCACCTACCTCAAGTACTCCATCAAGGCGCTGGTGCAGAACGACACGCTCCTGCAGGTGAAGGGCACCGGCGCCAACGGCTCCTTCAAGCTCAACCGCAAGAAGCTGGAGGGCGGCGGCGAGCGGCGCGGAGCCACAGCGGCCGCCACCGCCCCGGCGCCCGCCGCGCACAAGGCCAAGAAGGCGGCCCCGGGCGCGGCCGGCCCCCGGCGCGCGGACAAGAAGCCGGCCAAGGGCCAGAAGCCCGAGAAGCGCTCGCACAAGAAGGGCGCCGCCTCCAAGAAGGACAAAGGCAGCAAGGCTAAGAAGGCGGCGGCCGCCGGGGGCAAGAAGGTGAAGAAGGCGGCCAAGCCCAGCGTCCCCAAGGTGCCCAAGGGCCGCAAGTGA